A single window of Eucalyptus grandis isolate ANBG69807.140 chromosome 1, ASM1654582v1, whole genome shotgun sequence DNA harbors:
- the LOC104445860 gene encoding uncharacterized protein LOC104445860, producing the protein MEGPSPDAPAAAVQHVDRKRSDQLLSKFADSGDKRKDPRAPKRRRRDRRVAAAGPLSPEGSVDLSESQVLGERRSLLPPAKRRSALLRKLGVVKRSQQGARDIRNKSLLGAIEKTWRRTVEGASRVFMEKHYNRHNRLISDAV; encoded by the exons atgGAGGGACCCAGTCCCGATGCCCCCGCCGCGGCGGTCCAGCACGTTGACAGGAAGCGCTCGGACCAGCTCCTCAGCAAGTTCGCCGACTCTGGCGACAAGAGGAAAGACCCCAGGGCGCCGAAGCGCCGGAGGAGGGACCGGCGGGTCGCGGCCGCCGGCCCTTTGTCCCCGGAGGGCAGCGTGGACCTGAGCGAGTCACAGGTGCTGGGAGAGAGGCGGTCGCTGCTCCCGCCGGCGAAGCGGAGGTCGGCGTTGCTCCGGAAGCTCGGGGTGGTCAAGCGGTCGCAGCAGGGGGCAAGGGACATCAGGAACAAGTCGCTGCTGGGAGCCATCGAGAAG ACGTGGCGGAGGACGGTGGAGGGAGCGTCGCGAGTGTTCATGGAGAAGCATTACAATCGCCACAATCGATTGATTAGCGACGCCGTTTAA
- the LOC120287102 gene encoding VQ motif-containing protein 25-like, producing the protein MEEMVFRQEAYTPNPSPSRVAMHKHSRAISKANGKPKVRIVHIFAPEIIKTDVENFRELVQRLTGKPSERDRAKNKPRRVARGVDRRRRRRRSTGHRSPPESAGTQRIAKRKRGFGTAIRSKERG; encoded by the coding sequence ATGGAAGAGATGGTCTTCAGGCAAGAGGCATACACCCCAAACCCTAGCCCTTCCCGGGTCGCCATGCACAAGCACTCGCGCGCCATCTCCAAGGCGAACGGCAAGCCCAAGGTACGCATCGTCCACATCTTCGCGCCGGAGATCATAAAGACCGACGTGGAGAACTTCCGCGAGCTCGTCCAGCGGCTCACGGGGAAGCCCTCCGAGAGAGACCGCGCGAAGAACAAGCCGAGGAGGGTCGCCAGAGGGGTCgaccgacgacgacgacgacggaggAGTACTGGCCACCGATCGCCACCGGAGTCGGCTGGGACGCAGAGGATCGCGAAGAGGAAGCGCGGGTTCGGGACGGCGATTCGGAGCAAGGAGCGAGGATGA
- the LOC104445852 gene encoding probable plastid-lipid-associated protein 13, chloroplastic, with protein MTAIQAVVPSAVSVSVSLRYRTPSAPFLLPSRPARPSPFVGRRMPGRRRRLSGGAAPRVAMVQQAVQGAPATYAKEMERLSAKESLLLAFKDSGGFEALISGKLTDMQQIDVNERIIGLERLNPTPRPTTSPFLEGRWNFEWFGSGSPGLTAAKVIFERFPATLANLSKMDIMIKDGYARITANLKFLNSLQSKFILSAKLSVEGPLRMKEEYVEGMVETPTVIEETVPDQLKGALGQAASTVQQLPVPIRDAVTGGLKVPLGGTFQRLFMISYLDEEILIIRSTDGVPEVLTRLEVLPTMAEPVVEYES; from the exons atGACTGCGATTCAGGCCGTTGTTCCCTCGGCCGTCTCCGTCTCCGTCTCCCTCCGTTATCGCACTCCCTCCGCTCCCTTCCTTCTCCCGTCGCGCCCGGCGAGGCCCTCGCCGTTCGTCGGCCGGAGAATgcccggccggcggcggcggctctcGGGCGGCGCCGCCCCGCGCGTGGCGATGGTCCAGCAGGCCGTGCAGGGGGCGCCCGCGACCTACGCCAAGGAGATGGAGCGGCTCTCCGCCAAGGAATCGCTCCTCCTCGCC TTCAAAGATTCTGGAGGCTTTGAGGCATTGATCAGTGGCAAGTTGACTGATATGCAACAAATTGATGTGAATGAGAGGATCATTGGTCTCGAGCGACTTAATCCGACGCCTAGGCCAACAAC GTCTCCCTTTTTAGAAGGTCGATGGAACTTTGAATGGTTTGGCTCCGGAAGCCCTGGGCTTACTGCTGCTAAAGTGATATTCGA GAGATTTCCAGCAACTTTGGCTAATCTGTCAAAAATGGATATCATGATTAAGGATGGGTATGCTAGAATTACAGCTAATCTGAAGTTTCTAAACTCG CTACAAAGCAAATTCATCTTGTCCGCCAAGTTATCTGTGGAGGGCCCGCTTCGGATGAAGGAGGAATATGTGGAAGGGATGGTCGAAACACCAACTGTTATTGAAGAAACTGTACCAGACCAGCTAAAAGGTGCACTGGGCCAGGCAGCTAGCACAGTACAGCAACTTCCTGTTCCAATTAGAGATGCCGTCACTGGTGGATTAAAAGTACCTTTAG GTGGGACTTTCCAGAGGCTTTTCATGATATCCTACCTCGATGAAGAGATACTA ATAATAAGGAGTACCGATGGAGTACCTGAAGTCCTCACAAGATTGGAAGTACTTCCTACGATGGCCGAGCCAGTCGTGGAGTATGAGAGCTAG